Proteins encoded together in one Janthinobacterium tructae window:
- a CDS encoding FAD-dependent oxidoreductase — protein sequence MPALADGPGAPAPSRQRYRVAIIGGGPAGCACALALARHGVHDVLVIEAGDYTPFRIGESIPPEANRLFQALGIAQEFFAEAHAPCHGSCSWWGSDKRGYNDALMHPLGHGWHLERARFNRFLARQVRLRGTEVLERASLAASAPAQGGGFALELRLGDPAHPHPARIHADLVVDASGTRAVFARQRGSRKVETLPLVCLAMRFAAPDGTRSGLTHLEAVEHGWWYGAHLPDATLLLAFYTDAATVKARRLQQSCHWLAWLAATPNTAALARGAVPLAGGVQSFPAPSYCLDHLHGDGWLAIGDAASAFDPVTSQGIVKALANGMAAAGAIAGHATLGAVAHTVALRHAQYLAQRQQYYGWEQRWPAAPFWRRLHAGAQVPASMPPRIS from the coding sequence ATGCCGGCGCTTGCAGACGGTCCCGGCGCACCAGCGCCATCGCGGCAGCGCTACCGGGTCGCCATCATCGGCGGCGGCCCGGCCGGCTGCGCCTGTGCGCTGGCGCTGGCCCGGCATGGCGTGCACGACGTGCTCGTCATCGAGGCGGGCGACTACACGCCGTTTCGCATCGGCGAGAGCATTCCTCCCGAAGCCAACCGCCTGTTCCAGGCGCTGGGCATTGCGCAGGAGTTCTTCGCCGAGGCGCACGCGCCTTGCCATGGCAGCTGTTCCTGGTGGGGCAGCGACAAGCGCGGCTACAACGACGCGCTGATGCATCCGCTGGGCCATGGCTGGCATCTGGAGCGCGCCAGGTTCAATCGCTTCCTGGCGCGGCAGGTGCGCTTGCGCGGGACGGAGGTGCTTGAGCGCGCCAGCCTGGCCGCGTCGGCCCCGGCACAAGGCGGCGGCTTTGCCCTGGAATTGAGGCTGGGCGATCCTGCGCATCCGCACCCGGCCCGCATTCATGCCGATCTGGTAGTCGACGCCAGCGGCACGCGCGCTGTCTTCGCGCGCCAGCGCGGCAGCCGCAAGGTCGAAACGCTGCCGCTGGTATGTCTGGCCATGCGCTTCGCCGCGCCAGATGGCACCCGCTCCGGCCTCACGCACCTGGAAGCGGTCGAACATGGCTGGTGGTACGGCGCCCATCTGCCCGACGCCACCTTGCTGCTGGCGTTCTACACTGATGCTGCCACCGTCAAGGCGCGGCGCTTGCAGCAGTCATGTCACTGGCTGGCATGGCTGGCGGCCACGCCCAATACGGCCGCGCTGGCCCGCGGCGCGGTGCCGCTGGCCGGCGGCGTGCAGAGTTTCCCCGCGCCGTCCTACTGCCTCGACCATCTGCATGGCGACGGCTGGCTGGCCATCGGCGACGCCGCTTCGGCCTTCGATCCCGTCACCTCGCAAGGCATCGTCAAGGCGCTCGCCAATGGCATGGCGGCCGCTGGCGCCATTGCCGGCCATGCGACCCTGGGCGCGGTGGCGCACACGGTGGCGCTGCGCCATGCGCAGTACCTGGCGCAGCGCCAGCAGTATTACGGCTGGGAGCAGCGCTGGCCCGCTGCGCCGTTCTGGCGCCGGTTGCACGCGGGCGCGCAGGTGCCGGCGTCAATGCCGCCGCGAATATCTTGA
- a CDS encoding DUF2325 domain-containing protein, protein MRARAQVVLRDTQLALARDALADLAASVPGLPTRARLARKVEWLGERVQDLMRELLRLQWLPAPALQADVREKAVLYVGSYLAQNAGQAADGALMAQQAVEQAGGRFLHHAGGDDGADDVAALEAGLVAADLVICQTGCVSHDAYWRVHDHCKRTGKQCVLVDQPQAMHFVRKQALAAS, encoded by the coding sequence ATGCGCGCGCGGGCGCAGGTCGTACTCCGCGATACGCAGCTGGCACTGGCGCGCGACGCACTGGCCGATCTGGCGGCCAGCGTGCCGGGCTTGCCGACGCGCGCCCGGCTGGCGCGCAAGGTCGAGTGGCTCGGCGAGCGCGTGCAGGACCTGATGCGCGAGTTGCTGCGCCTGCAGTGGTTGCCCGCACCCGCCTTGCAGGCCGATGTGCGTGAAAAAGCCGTGCTGTATGTGGGCAGCTATTTGGCCCAGAATGCGGGCCAGGCTGCGGACGGCGCGCTGATGGCGCAGCAGGCCGTCGAGCAGGCAGGCGGGCGCTTCCTGCACCATGCGGGCGGCGACGATGGCGCCGACGACGTGGCGGCGCTGGAGGCGGGCCTGGTGGCGGCCGACCTGGTGATTTGCCAGACGGGATGCGTCAGCCACGATGCTTACTGGCGCGTGCATGACCATTGCAAGCGCACGGGCAAGCAGTGCGTGCTGGTGGACCAGCCGCAAGCCATGCATTTCGTGCGCAAGCAGGCACTGGCCGCTTCTTGA
- a CDS encoding TlpA disulfide reductase family protein, translating into MLSLQIGPLALPTGLVLLFLSLCVAYGVAWWLRRYRQLPDAGPLVSDLLIAGLLAARLAFVLRWYEQYFAAPWSILNIRDGGFLAPAGIAAALAITAWRCRRPAMAAMRRPLAISVASGALAWGVLNAGMGLAYEPPTALPAVALQTLAGTPATLATLAGGKPMVVNLWASWCPPCRREMPVLAAAQQARADIVFVYANQREDAAAASAFLDSSGVTLRNVVLDSAAALGKAAGSSALPTTLFYDARGRLVDTHLGELSDASLASKLQKIAPPGSL; encoded by the coding sequence ATGCTGTCCCTGCAAATCGGCCCCCTGGCTTTGCCCACGGGCCTGGTCCTGCTGTTCCTTTCCCTGTGCGTCGCCTACGGCGTGGCGTGGTGGCTGCGGCGCTACCGCCAGCTGCCCGACGCTGGCCCCCTCGTTTCCGACCTGCTGATCGCCGGCCTGCTGGCGGCGCGCCTGGCGTTCGTGCTGCGCTGGTACGAACAATACTTCGCGGCTCCCTGGTCCATTTTGAATATCCGCGATGGCGGCTTCCTGGCGCCGGCCGGCATCGCTGCCGCGCTGGCCATCACCGCGTGGCGCTGCCGGCGTCCCGCCATGGCGGCCATGCGCCGGCCCCTGGCCATCAGCGTGGCGTCCGGCGCGCTGGCCTGGGGCGTCTTGAACGCAGGGATGGGGCTGGCGTATGAGCCGCCGACGGCCTTGCCGGCCGTGGCCCTGCAGACGCTGGCCGGCACGCCAGCGACCCTGGCGACGCTGGCCGGCGGCAAGCCGATGGTGGTCAACCTCTGGGCCAGCTGGTGCCCGCCATGCCGGCGCGAGATGCCCGTGCTGGCCGCCGCGCAGCAGGCGCGCGCCGATATCGTCTTCGTGTATGCGAACCAGCGCGAGGACGCGGCGGCGGCCAGTGCCTTCCTGGACAGCAGCGGCGTCACCTTGCGCAATGTGGTGCTCGACAGCGCGGCGGCGCTGGGCAAGGCGGCCGGTTCCTCGGCCCTGCCTACCACCCTGTTTTATGACGCACGCGGGCGCCTGGTCGATACCCACCTGGGTGAATTGTCCGATGCCTCGCTGGCCAGCAAGCTGCAAAAGATCGCGCCGCCCGGCTCTCTCTGA
- a CDS encoding metal/formaldehyde-sensitive transcriptional repressor, which produces MGHTTHDKTRLLNRVKRIRGQVEGLERGLEEGRDCGEVLQLIAAVRGAVNGLMAEVIEEHLREHVASPDISGEERARGADDIAGILRTYLK; this is translated from the coding sequence ATGGGACACACAACGCATGACAAGACCAGGTTGCTCAATCGCGTGAAGCGCATCCGCGGCCAGGTGGAAGGCCTGGAGCGGGGCCTGGAAGAGGGCCGCGACTGCGGCGAAGTGCTGCAGCTGATCGCCGCCGTGCGCGGCGCCGTGAATGGCCTGATGGCCGAAGTGATCGAAGAGCACCTGCGCGAGCACGTGGCCAGTCCCGATATCTCCGGCGAGGAGCGGGCCAGGGGCGCCGACGACATCGCGGGCATCCTGCGCACCTACCTCAAATAA
- the dmeF gene encoding CDF family Co(II)/Ni(II) efflux transporter DmeF, with translation MQPQHIEEDLSAWRHEHVFGGASDRAERRARIVMWITLATMALEIVAGWWYNSMALLADGWHMSSHALAIGLAAFAYAAARRYARDPRFAFGTWKIEVLAGYTSAILLLGVAVLMVAASVERLLSPQPIHYPQAMAVAAFGLLVNLVCALILGGHHDHDHHHGHEHHDHHDHHGHHHGEDLNMKAAYLHVLADAATSVLAIVALGGAWAYGWRWLDPVMGIVGAVLVALWAKKLMHETGKVLLDREMDHPVVDEIREAVEVESAGDTPRIVDLHVWRVGKQLYSCALSVVSRDPTLTGAELRARIGIHEEIVHSTIEIVRRP, from the coding sequence ATGCAACCGCAACATATCGAGGAAGACCTCTCCGCCTGGCGGCACGAACACGTCTTCGGCGGAGCCAGCGACAGGGCGGAACGCCGCGCGCGCATCGTCATGTGGATCACCCTGGCCACCATGGCGCTGGAAATCGTCGCCGGCTGGTGGTACAACTCCATGGCCCTGCTGGCCGATGGCTGGCATATGAGTTCGCACGCGCTGGCCATCGGCCTGGCCGCCTTTGCGTATGCGGCGGCGCGCCGCTATGCGCGCGACCCCCGCTTCGCCTTCGGCACGTGGAAGATCGAGGTGCTGGCCGGCTACACCAGCGCCATCCTGCTGCTGGGCGTGGCCGTGCTGATGGTGGCCGCTTCCGTCGAGCGCCTGCTGTCGCCGCAGCCCATCCACTATCCGCAGGCCATGGCGGTGGCGGCTTTCGGTTTGCTGGTGAACCTGGTGTGCGCGCTGATCCTCGGCGGCCACCACGACCATGATCACCACCATGGCCACGAGCATCACGACCATCATGATCACCATGGCCACCACCATGGAGAAGACCTGAACATGAAGGCCGCCTACCTCCACGTGCTGGCCGACGCCGCCACGTCCGTGCTGGCCATCGTTGCGCTTGGCGGCGCGTGGGCTTACGGCTGGCGCTGGCTCGATCCCGTGATGGGCATCGTCGGTGCCGTGCTGGTGGCGCTGTGGGCGAAAAAGCTGATGCACGAGACGGGCAAGGTCTTGCTGGACCGCGAGATGGACCACCCCGTGGTGGATGAAATCCGCGAGGCAGTGGAGGTGGAAAGCGCAGGCGACACGCCGCGCATCGTCGACCTGCATGTGTGGCGAGTCGGCAAGCAGCTGTATTCGTGCGCCTTGTCCGTGGTCAGCCGCGACCCCACGCTGACAGGCGCCGAGCTGCGTGCGCGCATCGGCATCCACGAGGAAATTGTCCACAGCACCATCGAGATTGTTCGCCGCCCTTGA
- a CDS encoding zinc ribbon domain-containing protein YjdM yields MSTLPPCPQCKSEFTYEDGSQLICPECAHEWSATAGEAAEEGAKVYRDSAGNILQDGDTVSVIKDLKLKGGGGVVKMGTKVKNIRLVDSDHDIDCKIDGFGSMSLKTEFVKKV; encoded by the coding sequence ATGAGCACATTACCCCCATGCCCGCAATGCAAATCCGAATTCACGTATGAAGACGGCAGCCAGTTGATCTGCCCTGAATGCGCGCATGAATGGTCGGCCACGGCTGGCGAGGCGGCGGAAGAGGGCGCCAAGGTGTACCGCGATTCGGCCGGCAATATCCTGCAGGACGGCGACACGGTCAGCGTCATCAAGGACTTGAAACTGAAGGGCGGCGGCGGTGTCGTCAAGATGGGTACCAAGGTCAAGAACATCCGCCTGGTCGACAGCGACCATGATATCGACTGCAAGATCGACGGCTTCGGTTCCATGAGCCTGAAGACGGAGTTCGTCAAGAAGGTGTAA
- a CDS encoding RNA methyltransferase, which produces MQIDHLRQRLRALGAKPLHEQRVLRDWIQGQPHDQGRRRAEDFLPLPVREALPALDLELQGMLKLLSTHPGADGSARLLVGLHDGQTVESVLLPRDGLCVSSQVGCAVGCQFCMTGRDGLIRQVTSGEIVAQVVLARTMRPVKKVVFMGMGEPAHNLNNVMEAIELLGTEGNIGHKNLVFSTVGDPRAFERLPQGRVKPALALSLHTTKPELREQLLPRAPRLSPRELVDFGESYARLTGYPVQYQWTLMEGINDGDDEMDGIVALLQGKYAVLNMIPYNTIDDLPFKRPSWEKARAIAAALHARGVLTKLRDSAGQDVEGGCGQLRAREAKGKKVIEIHAA; this is translated from the coding sequence ATGCAAATCGATCATCTCCGCCAGCGCCTGCGCGCCCTCGGCGCCAAGCCCCTGCACGAACAGCGCGTGCTGCGCGACTGGATCCAGGGGCAGCCGCACGACCAGGGCCGGCGCCGTGCCGAAGATTTTTTGCCGCTGCCCGTGCGCGAGGCCTTGCCCGCGCTCGACCTCGAATTGCAGGGCATGCTGAAACTGCTCAGCACCCATCCGGGCGCGGACGGTTCCGCGCGCCTGCTGGTGGGACTGCACGATGGCCAGACGGTGGAAAGCGTGCTGCTGCCGCGCGACGGCCTGTGCGTGTCCAGCCAGGTCGGCTGCGCCGTTGGCTGCCAGTTCTGCATGACGGGCCGCGACGGCTTGATCCGGCAAGTCACCAGTGGCGAAATCGTGGCGCAGGTAGTCCTGGCGCGCACCATGCGCCCCGTGAAAAAAGTCGTCTTCATGGGCATGGGCGAACCGGCGCATAACCTGAACAATGTGATGGAAGCGATCGAGCTGCTGGGCACCGAGGGCAATATCGGCCACAAGAACCTGGTGTTTTCCACGGTGGGCGACCCGCGCGCCTTCGAGCGCCTGCCGCAAGGGAGAGTCAAGCCGGCACTGGCGCTGTCGCTGCATACCACCAAGCCGGAGCTGCGCGAGCAGTTGCTGCCGCGCGCGCCCAGGCTGTCGCCGCGCGAACTGGTGGACTTTGGCGAGTCGTATGCGCGCCTGACCGGCTACCCGGTGCAGTATCAATGGACCCTGATGGAGGGCATCAACGATGGTGACGATGAAATGGACGGCATCGTGGCGCTCTTGCAGGGCAAGTACGCCGTGCTCAACATGATCCCGTATAACACCATCGATGACTTGCCGTTCAAGCGTCCCAGCTGGGAAAAGGCGCGCGCCATCGCCGCCGCCCTGCATGCGCGCGGCGTGCTGACCAAATTGCGCGATTCGGCCGGGCAGGACGTGGAGGGCGGCTGCGGGCAGTTAAGGGCGCGTGAAGCCAAGGGCAAGAAAGTGATCGAGATACACGCAGCGTAA